A window from Corynebacterium urealyticum DSM 7109 encodes these proteins:
- a CDS encoding LysR family transcriptional regulator substrate-binding protein — protein sequence MAQLAPRYLRVVFSPGINPDKWFARFDDRVPGWRSAGAATDAPLAYITNGEADVAIVRLGQGGVPKEKFHAVTLYEEQMGVAAPKEHPIEVLDRVKWAELSDEMFMYTTPADGIDDLPQLREMLGVVAANVGIAVAPRPLLRALRVRGVVNRELLLPTPRGEDPEAGSADSAAGSSEAEGTAPVPELPGTTVVAVVWLKERDAEEIQEFVGICRGRKAGSSRGELSGAEQKRAGRAQRNATSSTSASRRSRGPAGARKKSGKRSWKGRRH from the coding sequence ATGGCACAGCTCGCCCCGCGATACCTCCGCGTCGTCTTTAGTCCCGGCATCAACCCGGACAAGTGGTTCGCTCGCTTCGACGACCGCGTCCCCGGTTGGCGAAGTGCTGGCGCCGCTACGGACGCCCCGCTGGCATACATCACCAATGGAGAAGCAGACGTTGCGATCGTCCGCCTCGGCCAGGGTGGTGTGCCGAAGGAAAAATTCCACGCCGTGACCCTCTACGAGGAACAAATGGGTGTGGCCGCCCCCAAGGAACACCCGATCGAGGTGCTTGACCGAGTCAAGTGGGCCGAACTCTCCGACGAGATGTTCATGTACACCACGCCCGCCGACGGCATCGACGATCTGCCTCAACTCCGCGAGATGCTGGGAGTTGTCGCAGCCAACGTCGGCATCGCCGTCGCGCCCCGCCCCCTCCTACGGGCCCTAAGAGTCAGGGGAGTGGTCAACCGCGAGCTCCTGCTCCCGACCCCACGAGGCGAAGATCCGGAAGCAGGCTCAGCCGATAGCGCGGCGGGGAGCAGCGAGGCGGAGGGCACCGCACCCGTGCCGGAGCTGCCCGGCACAACCGTCGTCGCCGTCGTATGGCTGAAAGAACGGGACGCCGAGGAAATACAGGAATTCGTCGGCATCTGCCGCGGCCGAAAGGCCGGAAGCAGCCGAGGGGAACTCAGCGGCGCGGAACAGAAACGCGCTGGTCGAGCGCAAAGAAACGCGACGTCGTCGACAAGTGCCTCACGACGATCCCGCGGACCCGCAGGTGCGCGCAAGAAAAGCGGAAAGAGAAGTTGGAAAGGTCGCCGGCACTAA
- a CDS encoding GNAT family N-acetyltransferase, translating into MTTVGKNTPETTGGSEQKIQDVESPKRAEDSVIIRNLREEDYPEVRAILQEGMNTGEATFEAEAPEWEDFRAARLLELTFIAEDETTGKILGWIAASPASQREVFHGVIEDSIYMSSDAKGRGVGGKLLDTLIAEATKAGRWSIHSHIFPENEGSVRLHVSRGFELVGTFHSMAKMSYGPKKDVWRDNQVYELVLEEGPARNGE; encoded by the coding sequence ATGACGACCGTGGGTAAGAACACTCCAGAGACGACGGGCGGATCCGAGCAGAAGATCCAGGACGTCGAAAGCCCGAAGCGCGCAGAAGATAGCGTCATCATCCGCAACCTCCGTGAAGAAGACTACCCGGAAGTGCGCGCCATCTTGCAAGAAGGAATGAATACCGGCGAGGCCACCTTCGAGGCTGAAGCCCCCGAATGGGAAGACTTCCGGGCAGCCCGCCTACTGGAGCTGACCTTCATCGCCGAGGACGAAACCACCGGCAAGATCCTCGGCTGGATCGCAGCATCCCCAGCGAGCCAGCGCGAAGTCTTCCACGGCGTGATCGAAGACTCGATCTACATGTCCAGCGACGCCAAGGGGCGCGGCGTAGGCGGCAAGCTCCTCGACACCCTCATCGCCGAGGCCACCAAGGCAGGTCGCTGGTCCATCCACTCCCACATCTTCCCGGAGAACGAAGGCTCCGTGCGCCTGCACGTCTCCCGTGGCTTTGAGCTCGTCGGGACGTTCCACTCCATGGCGAAGATGAGCTACGGGCCCAAGAAGGACGTCTGGCGCGATAACCAGGTCTACGAACTCGTCCTCGAAGAAGGGCCCGCCCGCAACGGCGAATAA
- a CDS encoding MDR family MFS transporter, whose protein sequence is MTESDPASTTEDYRKQNNVPLVFASLMIGMLMSSLGQMIFATALPTLVGELGGADKMSWVITAFLVMMTIGMPIYGKLGDQLGRKPLYLFAIAVFLLGSIIGANAQSMGMMILARAVQGVGGGGLMVLSQAIIADVVPARERGKYMGLMGAVFGLSSVLGPLLGGFFTDGPGWRWALWFNVPLAVIAFTLSAFALKLPRRGERAPFDWFGSLLLAAATSTLILALTWGGRDYGWTDPVILGLLGTTIVATALFLVVEPRVSNPVLPTNLFGVRNFALTTISSIIVGVAMFGAMAYLPTYIQMIHGLSPTAAGLMMIPMMAGMLISSTTSGRYISSTGKYKYFPIVGLGIATVALVMVGRLTPDSSMKYLGLCLAVFGAGLGLTVPILTLVVQNTFPIKIVGTATAANNFFRQIGGSVGAAVVGSLFSHRAGEFMSQRLPEALAAMGPEAAPYAEKFTHGGQHSLTPHAVHELPTPVRDAVVGAYNDALVPVLGWLAPAMLVAGLVLVFIRPQRLSETLS, encoded by the coding sequence ATGACAGAATCTGATCCTGCCTCCACGACGGAGGACTACCGCAAGCAAAATAACGTCCCGCTGGTCTTCGCCTCGCTGATGATCGGCATGCTCATGTCCTCGCTGGGACAGATGATCTTCGCCACCGCGCTGCCGACGCTGGTCGGCGAGCTGGGCGGGGCGGACAAGATGAGCTGGGTCATCACCGCATTTTTGGTGATGATGACCATTGGCATGCCGATCTACGGCAAGCTCGGCGATCAGCTCGGGCGCAAGCCGCTGTATCTGTTCGCGATTGCGGTTTTCCTGCTCGGCTCGATTATCGGCGCGAATGCGCAGTCCATGGGCATGATGATCCTCGCCCGCGCGGTGCAGGGCGTGGGCGGCGGCGGCCTGATGGTTCTCTCGCAGGCGATCATCGCCGACGTAGTCCCGGCTCGCGAGCGTGGCAAGTACATGGGGCTCATGGGCGCAGTCTTTGGCCTATCGAGTGTGCTCGGCCCGCTGCTGGGTGGATTCTTTACCGACGGCCCAGGCTGGCGGTGGGCGCTGTGGTTCAACGTGCCGCTGGCGGTCATCGCCTTCACTCTTTCGGCGTTCGCGCTGAAGCTGCCGCGGCGCGGAGAGCGTGCACCTTTCGACTGGTTCGGCTCCCTGCTGTTGGCTGCTGCAACGAGCACGTTGATCCTGGCGTTGACGTGGGGCGGCCGGGATTACGGCTGGACCGACCCGGTCATCTTGGGGCTGCTGGGTACCACCATCGTGGCCACCGCATTGTTCCTGGTGGTTGAACCACGGGTGTCGAACCCGGTGCTGCCGACGAATCTCTTTGGGGTGCGCAACTTCGCGCTGACCACGATCTCCAGCATCATCGTTGGTGTGGCGATGTTCGGCGCCATGGCTTATCTGCCGACGTATATCCAGATGATTCATGGCCTGTCCCCCACTGCTGCGGGCCTCATGATGATCCCGATGATGGCCGGGATGCTCATCTCCTCGACGACGTCGGGCCGCTACATCTCCAGCACAGGCAAGTACAAGTACTTCCCCATTGTGGGGCTGGGGATCGCGACGGTCGCGTTGGTGATGGTGGGACGGCTGACCCCGGATTCCTCCATGAAGTACCTCGGGCTATGCCTCGCGGTGTTTGGTGCGGGGTTGGGCTTGACGGTGCCGATCTTGACGCTGGTGGTGCAGAACACCTTCCCCATCAAGATTGTTGGTACCGCGACGGCGGCGAATAACTTCTTCCGTCAGATCGGCGGTTCGGTGGGTGCCGCGGTGGTGGGCAGTTTGTTCAGCCACCGGGCCGGTGAGTTTATGTCGCAGCGGCTGCCGGAGGCGCTGGCTGCGATGGGGCCTGAGGCGGCGCCGTACGCGGAGAAGTTCACCCACGGCGGTCAGCACAGTTTGACGCCACATGCGGTGCACGAGCTGCCGACTCCGGTGCGGGATGCTGTGGTGGGCGCGTATAACGATGCGCTGGTGCCGGTGTTGGGATGGTTGGCGCCGGCGATGCTGGTGGCGGGGTTAGTGCTGGTCTTTATTCGGCCCCAGCGCCTCAGCGAGACGCTATCCTAG
- a CDS encoding TetR/AcrR family transcriptional regulator codes for MTQHQDSEYSPDHSGPPTGRRERNRLQTTLAIEDVATRLFLEHGVDAVTVEQICEGAGISRRSFFNYFESKDQLLSGPSASVITPALLAEITELPAEEGLPFPARVVELVGRAHIEVRERRHSRSIDPALSREITRRRAVLLRTSPELLYARHHSLDLAKERLQKAIIANLTEHPANRCLRDLALEQEALLLVNMVTSTVWSALALAHSSGSGIADAEVFDAATHALGTLHAGFDRLSFE; via the coding sequence GTGACACAGCACCAAGATTCCGAATATTCGCCCGACCACAGCGGTCCGCCGACTGGGCGGCGTGAGCGAAACCGACTCCAAACCACCCTCGCCATTGAGGATGTAGCTACCCGCCTCTTTCTCGAGCACGGCGTGGATGCGGTGACCGTGGAGCAGATTTGCGAAGGCGCGGGCATTAGCCGCCGGAGCTTTTTCAATTACTTCGAGTCCAAGGATCAGCTGCTGAGCGGCCCTTCAGCCAGCGTCATCACCCCGGCCCTACTCGCAGAGATCACCGAATTGCCTGCCGAAGAGGGGCTTCCCTTCCCGGCGCGGGTGGTGGAGCTGGTCGGCCGAGCGCATATCGAGGTCAGGGAACGGCGCCACTCCCGTTCGATCGATCCAGCGCTCTCCCGAGAGATCACCCGGCGCCGCGCTGTACTGCTACGCACCTCCCCCGAGCTGCTCTACGCCCGCCATCACTCGCTCGATTTGGCTAAAGAGAGGCTCCAAAAGGCCATTATTGCCAATCTGACCGAGCACCCCGCCAATCGATGCTTGCGGGATCTAGCACTCGAGCAGGAAGCGCTTCTGCTGGTCAACATGGTGACCTCCACAGTGTGGTCTGCGCTGGCCCTGGCACATAGTTCTGGTAGCGGCATCGCCGATGCCGAGGTTTTCGATGCCGCTACCCACGCTCTCGGCACGCTCCATGCTGGTTTCGACCGGCTGAGCTTTGAGTAG
- a CDS encoding class II fumarate hydratase — translation MTDQEFRIEHDTMGEVKVPAKALWRAQTQRAVENFPISGRPLESAQIRAMGLLKAACAKVNIERGLLPEEKGQAIVDAALRIADNEFDAEFPIDVFQTGSGTSSNMNTNEVIASLAKQAGVEVHPNDDVNMGQSSNDTFPTATHVATTEAAVKDLIPALEKLEASLLNKAKEYKNVVKSGRTHLMDAVPVTLGQEFGGYARQIELGIERVKATLPRVGELPIGGTATGTGLNTPADFGAKVTEELKNLTGLDVLKEAEDHFEAQANRDGLVEMSGALRSVAVSFYKIANDIRLMGSGPLTGLGELHLPDLQPGSSIMPGKVNPVLCETATQVSAQVIGNDAAIAFGGTQGQFELNVFIPMMARNVLESIKLLANTATVFAERLVDGLEANEEHMKLEAEKSPSIVTPLNSAIGYENAAKVAKTALAEGKTIRQTVIDLGFVPEKLSEEELDKRLDVLAMANTDRDRF, via the coding sequence ATGACCGATCAAGAGTTCCGCATCGAACACGACACGATGGGCGAGGTTAAGGTCCCGGCGAAGGCCCTGTGGCGCGCCCAGACCCAGCGCGCAGTGGAGAACTTCCCAATCTCCGGCCGCCCGCTGGAGAGCGCACAGATCCGCGCGATGGGCCTGCTGAAGGCAGCCTGCGCCAAGGTCAACATCGAGCGTGGCCTGCTCCCGGAGGAGAAGGGCCAGGCCATCGTCGACGCCGCCCTGCGTATCGCCGATAACGAGTTCGACGCCGAGTTCCCGATCGACGTCTTCCAGACCGGCTCCGGTACCTCCTCGAACATGAACACCAACGAGGTCATCGCATCCCTGGCTAAGCAGGCGGGCGTCGAGGTCCACCCGAACGACGACGTCAACATGGGCCAGTCCTCCAACGACACCTTCCCGACCGCCACCCACGTCGCCACCACCGAGGCTGCCGTCAAGGACCTCATTCCGGCCCTGGAGAAGCTTGAGGCTTCCCTCCTGAACAAGGCCAAGGAGTACAAGAACGTCGTGAAGTCCGGCCGCACCCACCTGATGGACGCGGTTCCGGTCACCTTGGGCCAGGAGTTTGGCGGTTACGCCCGCCAGATCGAGCTCGGCATCGAGCGCGTGAAGGCTACCCTGCCGCGTGTCGGCGAGCTGCCGATCGGCGGCACCGCAACCGGCACCGGCCTGAACACCCCGGCTGACTTCGGCGCGAAGGTCACCGAGGAGCTCAAGAACCTCACCGGCCTAGACGTCCTGAAGGAGGCCGAGGATCACTTCGAGGCTCAGGCCAACCGCGACGGTCTGGTCGAGATGTCCGGCGCGCTGCGCAGCGTCGCCGTCTCCTTCTACAAGATCGCCAACGACATCCGCCTGATGGGCTCCGGCCCACTGACCGGCCTGGGTGAGCTGCACCTGCCGGACCTGCAGCCGGGCTCCTCCATCATGCCGGGCAAGGTCAACCCGGTTCTGTGTGAGACTGCAACCCAGGTCTCCGCGCAGGTCATCGGCAACGACGCCGCGATCGCTTTCGGTGGCACCCAGGGTCAGTTCGAGCTGAATGTCTTCATCCCGATGATGGCCCGCAACGTGCTCGAGTCCATCAAGCTGCTGGCGAACACCGCAACCGTCTTCGCCGAGCGCCTCGTCGATGGTCTTGAGGCCAACGAGGAGCACATGAAGCTGGAGGCTGAGAAGTCCCCATCCATCGTGACCCCGCTGAACTCCGCGATCGGTTACGAGAACGCAGCTAAGGTCGCGAAGACCGCGCTGGCTGAGGGTAAGACCATCCGCCAGACCGTCATCGACCTGGGCTTCGTCCCGGAGAAGCTCTCTGAGGAGGAGCTCGACAAGCGCCTCGACGTGCTGGCTATGGCCAACACCGACCGCGATCGCTTCTAA
- the glpX gene encoding class II fructose-bisphosphatase gives MSADNSSATPQSTKQAPDRNLAMELVRVTEAAALASGKWVGRGQKESGDGAAVDAMRMMINSVAMDGVVVIGEGEKDEAPMLFNGESVGTGKGPAVDIAVDPVDGTTLMAEGRPNAISVIAAAERGSMYDPSAVFYMKKIAVGPEAKGLIELDAPASHNIQVVAKAKGIAPEEVTVVVLDRPRHHDLIREIREAGAKVRLIGDGDVAGAVAAAQDYSTNSVDIMMGIGGTPEGVITAAAMKCMGGEILGQLWPKDDAEREKAIDAGHDLSKILTTDDLVNSEHCYFVATGVTDGDMLRGVSYRNRSAVTRSLVMRSKSGTIRFLESQHQLGKLQEYSVLDYI, from the coding sequence ATGTCCGCCGATAATTCCAGCGCCACCCCGCAGTCGACCAAGCAGGCCCCAGATCGCAACCTCGCCATGGAGCTCGTGCGCGTGACGGAGGCTGCTGCTCTCGCATCCGGAAAGTGGGTCGGTCGCGGCCAGAAGGAGTCCGGCGACGGCGCCGCTGTGGACGCGATGCGCATGATGATCAACTCCGTCGCGATGGACGGCGTCGTCGTCATCGGTGAGGGTGAGAAGGACGAAGCGCCGATGCTGTTCAACGGCGAGTCCGTCGGCACGGGCAAGGGTCCAGCGGTGGACATCGCCGTCGACCCGGTGGACGGCACCACCCTGATGGCAGAGGGCCGCCCGAACGCGATCTCCGTTATCGCGGCTGCCGAGCGCGGCAGCATGTACGACCCATCCGCCGTGTTCTACATGAAGAAGATCGCCGTCGGCCCGGAGGCTAAGGGCCTGATCGAGCTGGACGCACCGGCATCCCACAACATCCAGGTCGTCGCCAAGGCCAAGGGCATCGCCCCTGAGGAGGTCACCGTCGTGGTTCTGGACCGCCCACGCCACCACGACCTGATCCGCGAGATCCGCGAGGCCGGCGCGAAGGTCCGACTGATCGGTGACGGCGATGTCGCCGGCGCGGTCGCCGCTGCCCAGGACTACTCCACCAACTCCGTGGACATCATGATGGGTATCGGTGGCACCCCGGAGGGTGTCATCACCGCCGCCGCGATGAAGTGCATGGGTGGCGAGATCCTGGGGCAGCTGTGGCCAAAGGACGACGCCGAGCGCGAGAAGGCCATCGACGCCGGCCACGACCTGTCCAAGATCCTCACCACCGACGACCTGGTGAACTCCGAGCACTGCTACTTCGTCGCCACCGGCGTGACCGACGGTGACATGCTGCGCGGCGTGTCTTACCGCAACCGCTCCGCGGTGACCCGTTCCCTGGTCATGCGCTCGAAGTCCGGCACGATCCGCTTCCTGGAGTCCCAGCACCAGCTGGGCAAGCTGCAGGAGTACTCGGTGCTCGACTACATCTAA
- a CDS encoding DUF4245 domain-containing protein, producing MTGVRIEKPRLFQSTKDILLTLGVLLLVTFFTVGFTGLCSFNPGGPDKSGPVREVDAHSFLTLEARGMSFPLREPKMPEGWVPNSARRSQVGAEPAPLVGWVIDGERYISLRQTSADFKAATQPDQHFREAAGTEEAGGLTWHVYKGEDARPIWVADAGETRLILEGMASHEDMATAAEITAKTEPMEVAAESQTTGGAPASDGASDSGVAGGASSDAR from the coding sequence ATGACCGGCGTGCGTATCGAAAAGCCCCGTCTATTTCAGTCCACGAAGGACATCCTGCTGACCCTGGGTGTCCTCCTCCTCGTGACGTTCTTCACGGTGGGTTTTACCGGCCTGTGTTCTTTCAACCCAGGCGGGCCGGATAAGTCTGGCCCGGTTCGTGAGGTGGACGCCCATTCCTTCCTGACCTTGGAGGCTCGGGGTATGAGTTTCCCGCTGCGGGAACCCAAGATGCCAGAGGGGTGGGTGCCGAACTCCGCTCGCCGATCCCAGGTTGGGGCCGAGCCGGCGCCGCTGGTGGGTTGGGTGATCGACGGAGAGCGATACATCTCGCTGCGCCAGACATCTGCGGACTTTAAGGCGGCAACCCAGCCGGATCAGCACTTCCGCGAGGCCGCGGGGACCGAGGAAGCCGGCGGGCTGACCTGGCACGTCTACAAGGGGGAGGACGCCCGCCCAATTTGGGTCGCCGACGCCGGCGAGACGCGCTTGATTCTGGAGGGGATGGCCAGCCACGAGGACATGGCCACCGCCGCTGAGATCACGGCGAAGACCGAGCCGATGGAGGTGGCAGCTGAATCTCAGACCACCGGGGGAGCTCCCGCAAGCGATGGTGCGTCAGACTCCGGAGTTGCCGGCGGAGCATCCAGCGACGCACGGTAA
- a CDS encoding exodeoxyribonuclease VII small subunit, with protein MSEQQKFRPIEELNYEQARDELVEVVRILELGQMSLDESLNYWERGEELAAYCEKYLDGASTRIEKALAARENAGQGGSPQGNASQGSSAQDGAGAQAGTPSSS; from the coding sequence ATGAGTGAACAGCAGAAGTTTCGCCCAATCGAGGAACTGAACTATGAGCAGGCTCGCGACGAGCTGGTAGAGGTCGTTCGCATCCTCGAGCTTGGCCAGATGAGCCTCGACGAATCGCTGAATTACTGGGAGCGGGGCGAGGAGCTAGCAGCGTACTGCGAGAAGTATCTCGATGGAGCAAGCACGCGCATCGAAAAAGCCCTGGCCGCGCGGGAAAACGCAGGCCAGGGCGGTTCGCCGCAGGGCAATGCGAGCCAGGGCTCTTCAGCACAGGACGGGGCCGGGGCCCAAGCCGGTACTCCGAGCAGCTCTTAG
- the xseA gene encoding exodeoxyribonuclease VII large subunit: MNANSPEQPWPVSMVNQKIKGWIERLGFLWVEGQITQVNMKPTWKLSYITLRDVEKDLSIPLTMNTRTLQNLPTPLRDGDRVVVYGKPAFYAGRGSFSLWVTQVRQVGVGELLARIEQLKRALSAEGLFDPRLKSAPPFLPKKIGLVTGRGSAAERDVLSVAQQRWPAVRFEVINTAVQGPNTVPEVVAALQRLEADEDVDVIIVARGGGSVEDLLPFSEEALVRAVARMRTPVVSAIGHEPDNPVLDLVADVRAATPTDAAKKVVPDVLGEQQAIAELRQRAVGALRSWVRSERRQLEGVRSRPVLADPLLPLRRQREVIEEAVGRKDRALGLLVRDMRSRISSLRAQVNALGPSQTLARGYSIMQVIPRDGSGPAVVTTVADVSPGSQLRIRVADGSVTAAAMAVERAPGAEASDTARDNAATKTDEE, from the coding sequence ATGAACGCGAACTCACCGGAGCAGCCGTGGCCCGTATCCATGGTCAACCAGAAGATCAAGGGGTGGATCGAACGCCTTGGCTTCTTGTGGGTGGAGGGCCAGATCACGCAGGTCAACATGAAACCGACGTGGAAGCTGTCCTACATCACCCTGCGTGATGTGGAAAAGGACCTCTCCATTCCACTGACCATGAACACCCGCACTCTGCAGAACCTGCCGACCCCGTTGCGTGATGGCGACCGAGTGGTGGTCTACGGCAAACCCGCCTTCTACGCGGGCCGGGGTTCCTTCTCCCTATGGGTGACCCAAGTGCGACAGGTTGGTGTAGGCGAGCTGCTGGCACGCATTGAGCAGTTGAAGCGGGCGCTGAGCGCCGAGGGGCTCTTCGACCCTCGTTTGAAGTCCGCTCCCCCGTTTCTGCCGAAGAAGATCGGGCTGGTGACCGGGCGGGGTTCTGCCGCGGAACGCGACGTGCTGAGTGTCGCCCAGCAGCGGTGGCCAGCCGTGCGCTTCGAAGTGATTAATACCGCGGTGCAGGGCCCGAATACCGTGCCCGAGGTGGTCGCCGCGCTGCAGCGGCTCGAAGCTGACGAGGACGTGGACGTCATCATCGTCGCTCGCGGCGGTGGCTCGGTGGAAGACCTGCTGCCGTTTTCCGAGGAAGCGCTCGTCCGCGCGGTGGCACGGATGCGTACTCCCGTGGTCTCGGCAATTGGGCACGAGCCGGATAATCCAGTGCTTGATCTGGTTGCCGATGTGCGCGCCGCAACACCGACCGATGCGGCGAAGAAGGTGGTTCCGGATGTGCTCGGCGAGCAGCAGGCTATCGCGGAACTGCGCCAACGGGCCGTTGGTGCCCTCCGCAGTTGGGTGCGTTCGGAGCGACGGCAGCTTGAGGGGGTCCGTTCCCGACCAGTGCTGGCTGACCCATTGCTCCCTTTACGCAGGCAGCGGGAGGTCATCGAAGAGGCGGTGGGCCGAAAAGACCGCGCGCTGGGCTTACTCGTTCGCGACATGCGCTCCCGCATCAGCTCGCTGCGCGCCCAGGTCAACGCCTTGGGGCCCTCCCAGACTCTAGCCCGTGGCTATTCGATCATGCAGGTCATCCCCCGAGATGGGTCGGGACCTGCCGTGGTCACCACGGTGGCGGATGTCAGCCCTGGCTCGCAGCTGCGCATCCGGGTGGCGGATGGTTCCGTGACCGCAGCCGCCATGGCGGTCGAGCGAGCCCCCGGCGCGGAGGCTTCCGATACGGCGCGGGATAATGCGGCGACGAAGACCGACGAAGAATAG
- a CDS encoding 4-hydroxy-3-methylbut-2-enyl diphosphate reductase — MTLPGTTDTRPNDDTSAATPADTAGKKKVYLAAPRGYCAGVDRAVETVEKALEKHGEPLYVRKEIVHNKHVVKTFEERGVIFVDEADEVPRGSNVVFSAHGVSPAVRDQARQLELKTFDATCPLVTKVHHEVTRFAKQGYQIILIGHHGHEEVEGTAGEAPDVVHLVEDQEDVDKLEFADDEKLVWLSQTTLSVDETMRTVKMLREKFPHIQDPPSDDICYATQNRQVAVKAIAPKVDLMIVVGSQNSSNSVRLVEVALQNGAKDAHLVDYAEQVKPEWFEGVENVGVTSGASVPEILVRGVLELLAERGYADVEEVTTATEDLIFSLPRELRPSRTAGRKA, encoded by the coding sequence ATGACTCTGCCTGGTACTACCGACACCCGACCAAACGACGACACCTCTGCGGCCACCCCAGCGGACACCGCGGGGAAGAAGAAGGTTTACCTCGCCGCACCGCGCGGCTACTGCGCCGGCGTGGATCGTGCCGTTGAGACCGTAGAAAAGGCGCTCGAAAAGCATGGCGAGCCGCTTTATGTCCGCAAGGAGATCGTGCACAACAAGCACGTCGTCAAGACCTTCGAGGAACGCGGCGTGATCTTCGTCGATGAAGCCGACGAGGTGCCCCGCGGATCCAACGTCGTCTTCTCCGCCCACGGCGTGTCCCCGGCCGTCCGCGACCAGGCCCGCCAGCTGGAGCTGAAGACCTTCGACGCGACCTGCCCGCTGGTCACCAAGGTGCACCACGAGGTCACTCGCTTCGCGAAGCAGGGCTACCAGATCATCCTCATCGGCCACCACGGTCACGAGGAGGTCGAAGGCACCGCAGGCGAGGCGCCGGACGTCGTCCACCTTGTCGAGGACCAGGAGGATGTCGACAAGCTGGAGTTCGCGGATGACGAGAAGCTCGTCTGGCTCTCTCAGACCACCCTCTCCGTCGACGAGACGATGCGCACTGTGAAGATGTTGCGAGAAAAGTTCCCGCACATCCAGGATCCGCCGTCCGATGACATCTGCTACGCCACGCAGAACCGCCAGGTCGCGGTGAAGGCCATTGCTCCGAAGGTTGACCTGATGATCGTCGTCGGTTCCCAGAACTCTTCCAACTCGGTGCGCCTCGTCGAGGTCGCACTGCAGAACGGGGCGAAGGATGCCCACCTCGTCGACTACGCCGAGCAGGTCAAGCCGGAGTGGTTCGAGGGCGTTGAGAACGTCGGAGTGACCTCGGGCGCCTCCGTGCCTGAGATCCTCGTCCGCGGTGTGCTCGAGCTGCTCGCCGAGCGGGGCTACGCCGACGTCGAAGAGGTCACCACCGCCACGGAGGACTTGATCTTCTCCCTGCCACGCGAGCTGCGCCCGTCCCGCACCGCCGGCCGGAAGGCTTAG
- a CDS encoding DUF6542 domain-containing protein, giving the protein MAVSDTSPHNSSSRFPVWSPLLVMTAVLLTGLVIGWGSTTLPTGYFVLFAAAMVVSTLFVEPRGLFLTVASFPLWFVVGTFIIARIAAPSGGSAKAKLATSAYPIVQHYLWLAVTMLICVLIAAVRWWLYRESVDRARARATQRRRRQSDANRSNEELSQRARSRAAHRRSATSGKNVPFDPARFQQRRTEGARSYSREDLRASSERRRGVPGRADERSAQRYRSSGSSSRYSTGYPSPADGESRFGSSDYDNRRSPLPRSRDTGTGRASAEDRDY; this is encoded by the coding sequence ATGGCCGTGTCTGATACCTCACCGCATAACTCAAGTTCCCGCTTCCCCGTCTGGTCTCCCCTGCTGGTGATGACCGCGGTGTTGCTCACTGGGCTTGTCATCGGCTGGGGCAGCACAACGTTGCCCACGGGGTATTTCGTGCTCTTCGCCGCCGCCATGGTGGTCTCCACCCTGTTCGTGGAGCCGCGTGGCCTGTTCCTGACGGTGGCCTCGTTCCCACTCTGGTTCGTCGTGGGGACGTTCATCATCGCCCGCATCGCAGCCCCCTCCGGCGGTTCGGCCAAGGCGAAGTTGGCGACGTCCGCCTACCCAATCGTCCAGCATTACCTGTGGCTCGCTGTCACGATGCTGATCTGCGTGCTGATCGCTGCGGTGCGGTGGTGGCTGTACCGGGAGAGCGTCGACCGTGCGCGGGCCAGGGCCACGCAGCGCCGGCGCCGCCAGTCCGACGCCAACCGCTCCAACGAGGAGCTCTCCCAGCGTGCTCGTTCTCGTGCCGCGCACCGGCGTTCGGCTACCAGCGGGAAGAATGTGCCCTTCGACCCGGCGCGATTCCAACAGCGCCGTACTGAGGGCGCCCGCAGCTATAGCCGGGAGGATTTGCGGGCATCCTCCGAGCGCCGTCGTGGTGTCCCGGGCCGGGCTGATGAGCGCTCGGCTCAGCGGTATCGCTCCTCTGGGTCTTCATCCCGATACTCCACTGGCTACCCCTCCCCCGCCGATGGCGAGTCGCGCTTTGGTTCTTCGGATTACGACAACCGCCGCAGCCCCCTGCCGCGGAGCCGAGACACCGGCACCGGGCGGGCATCCGCTGAGGACCGCGACTACTAG